gcaaatcactcactcactgactcattcACTCACAGTTCAGTTGGTCAACGGGAAATACAATTCACGGCTCGTTCGTAagcaggaagttacgtcattttcttcttcgttttgttttacggcgaggtggcaccagcttcaatgcgcattaccgacacctactggttgaagtcatatgaactgaaaaaaggtcACTGAAAATATTCGGTCTTTTGAACAagtaataagacgccagacaagttttaacataaatgtttcttaaaaataataacattaaaagcaaatttcaaaccagcaatctaatgtgaaattgcagtagatgtattggataacaatatttaggcgtatatcggtatacacgttatttaaaaacgactataagtgcgaTACAAGTCATACCAGCaactataacaatgatacccatttcttccctgcttggcactcagtgtaaggcgtTGAAATGgagccccccctgctgctcacgatcattgggacttttggcgtaTGAAAcacttaaccaaatgtctgatttttatgttttaattggcgaatataaaaacaaggaatagaacacatgtttattaaaaataataatattaaaagtaaatttcaaaccagcaatccaatgtgaaattgcagtagatatattggataacaacaggaagttcgtgaacaggaagttacTATAAATacgatataataaaataaaggaaTAGAATAgtcaaaaaatataaatacaactCTTACTatgtttttgaaaaacaaattcGTCGTACATTAATAGTAATTTTAGTATATAAAGGTGAACAAAATGAAAGTCTATATTATTTATCCACCACAAAATTCGCGAATGTGCTTTAGCAAAATAAAAGCTCGCTAGCTTTAACTGGTCTTACGTCATCAATCCGCGCCACGACTTTTCCCAGCGAGGTGATACGCGTATACACGCGAATTAAATTGACAGTTTTGACAGTTttagtgaattaaaaaaaaaaaacatgactgcGGCTATAACTCGCTGTATCGGTAGGATTTTATCTCGGAAGACCGCTGCGATGACGTAAGTTTAGAAAGCGATATTTTGACCGAAGCCAAGTCCCTTGCGGCTTAAGGTTATTCACTGGATTATTGCTTCTGTAGCCTGTTTACCCTTACCCTCTTTCCTGCTGTGTCTGGCTTGTTAGTGGTCTGGCAGAAAATGGTGGCATTCACAGTCCTTGGTTTACTGCAGCGATGACACTAAGGACGTCTGCTCCGCTCAAGTAGGATTTATACTGGAACATGACATATCACTAAAAATCAAGGCCAATGACCATTGTACTTTTAGCAAGATAGTTTTGCTAGTTTATAGTTTTTGTTGAGtgtgtgtccttttttttttaagtgcggagcccaaaaagaagaagaaagtggATCCCAGAAGAGAGGCGCAGATGAGGGAAAGGCTAAAGAAGAGGTTGAAAAAGTTGGAGAAGGTTCCGCCAGAGCTGATCCCAATCGAGGACTTAATCACTCCAGCCAAATGTTTGGATGAGACCAGGTGCAATCTTGCTTCTCGACTGTCACTTTTTCCTAAACTAATCTAACACTAATAAGTGTTAGGAGTCGACAGCATGAGCGATTCTTCTCATCATTCAAATATTTTATGACATCTTTACTAACACCTGTTAATTATTTGGTTGTCTTACATTTTCTTATTTCCTATGGGAAAATTGTTTTGAATACTGATTTTGTTATCTTTACTAAGGGTCCGCTCCGCTCCCAAGCTGTCATTTGAAGAAAGTGAAGACCGAGCTCTGTTGCTGAAGGAGTGGTCCCGATACAAACATGTAATCGCCTTCTcaacaaaagcaaaataaaaaagggtCATACAGTTTGTAGACAACTTGcgacatctgttttttttttttgcagaagcaGCACTTGGCTGAGATGGACGCCATCGAGCTTGCCCTCAAAGCCCAGAAGGAGGCACTGGATGAGCTTAAGGCAGAATCAGAAGAGCTTTACCAGGCAGCGCTGAAACCAGACCCCCTCTTGTTCCCTTTCTCCCACGAGGGCCCCTCTTCCACCCCACCAATCAGCAGTTATGAAGCGCCCGATGGGAAGTACACCGACGTCACAAAAGTCTACACGCAGTGATGAGCGGGAAGATGCattgttttaaatggaaaaacaatAGTCTTGTACTTTCACCTACTGGATTAACAATACATGTATGAACCATCAAGCAATCATGCCATCCAATGAGGTTTGTCTTTGTATGTATATTATGTATAAAGGCCTGAAGCATCAAAACAGCAATAAAGACTAACCTGAGTTAAAGTCCCAAGTGTTTAGTCCTCAAACAGCATTCAGTTATGCGATATACAGCACAGCACTGTGCAATGACAAAGATTCAATGTGTATTTCCTTACATTTACAGCATCATTTGCCTGTGTCGGTTCAAGAGTCCTGAGGTTTTTCATAGTTGAGGGGCAAGTGCCAGTCACTGGGTGGGTCTCGCCTCAGCTCCCACACCGGGGGGAACTTCCTTTGCTCCGCTACTCGGTTCCTTTCGCTTGTCTGCAGTAATTCCTGTAAATCCCAATTCAGTGTTTGTTTGCATCATTGCATTCTTtactaatgataataatgaatGGCACATTTTTCACCTTGGCCTCAGCGCTTGTGTTCTTCTCGCATGCTTTACAGTTGTAGTAGTCTTCTTTCCATTGCTGGCAGGATGGAGAGGTACCGTAAGTGTAGTAGTGGTGAAAACGATTCCACAAGCTCTTGCAGTGTTTGTATTCACTCCAGTAGTTGCTGCAGGCGCGTGgtgtctgcaaaacaaaaacaaaaaacagcaaagGTGATTGTTTTATTTACCTGTTAGAAGAAATTGCACCGTGAATTACGTTATGATTATGTAAACTCCATAAAATGAACTCAAGTACACGAGGTTTGAACAACTACGCACATTAAAACACACATTGTTCTTTACGTCTCAAGAAAATGTTTGACTTAACAGCTAATTGCTAACGTTGTAACGCGAAGACGTTTCTTTGCTAATTATCATTTGagactttctcattaccactaagCAATATTTTGTAACGGAACGCCGAGAACACCTCTAGCTCAATAAATAAACATAATAGAACGTCAATGTGTATTTTACCCTCCATTCTCTCTCCACTGACGTTCCCATTGCTAGCTTGGCTTGCTAACGAAAGATGCGTTCACTTACACTCGTATTTTGTAGTGCTCGTTTCATGCTAGACAAGAAATATTCTAACTCAGTAAATATCAGCAAAGAACATGTATTCAATGTTGCAGTTTATAAACATAAGAACAGCAACCACACTTTTAACAATCCTTTATTCAtctataaataaagaaaaaagaaaatatttgagaTCCCTAAAATAACAGGAAAAATTGAACGCATTTTTCATCATTATTAATATCAAGTTCAAAAAATATTGCACCCATTTTGTCACAACAATGGGCCATAATAGGGGAGCAAAATGTATGAAGTGGTAAATCATCAACAATGGAAAATAGCAGGCAAACATAACCTTCAAGTAAGAGGCAAttcaaatccaaataaaaatgcTTCAAAGGTGAATCTTGATCATGTTTTGGTAAAATAATTTAAACCAACCACCAACACATTTGGGAGTACAAAAATCACTGCTGGCAGCATTTTATGTATCGCAGCTTCAATTCAACAAAAAAGAGACTGCCCCAGGTGTAATCAAGTACAAGCCAACTTCCACAGCACAACTGCAATTTCAAAGCGTTGTCTCGGTGTGCCTGAAAGAATGTTTTCACTTTGCAGGCGTAGGTGACAAgacatgttgtgtgtgtgtttgtgcacgagCCTTCAAATCTTTTTTGACAGAGCTCATCATGGCTTTCTGCCCTTCTTGCGTAATGATTGTCCTTCTCCGGAGAAGGCGATGAATCTGTTCATGGCGTCATCCTGAGAGGCAAAGCAAAGAGTTTTGATTGCAAAACCTTGGAATAAAAGTCACACTTGAACTGTAATGCGCTTAAACATTTCACCAGACTGACATCGTCAGGCATTCTTCTCGGCAGTGGCCTTGAGTTTCGAATGAACGTGATCCGGCCGACTTTAAACTCGTAGTTGGGGATACCTCTGCGTGACAAAACAATATCATTGACTACTTTGTTTTTAATCGATCCTAAACTACCACCATCCATTCTTGAAAACACTCCGTTTGACCTGATAATGTCGCTGGGGCCCAGCGGAGCAGGGCTGGGCTCGATCCCTTTGGTTTTACCATCCAAACGGTTGCCAGAACCAGTGAAGGCCTGAAGAGAACACACGCATTGTCATCAAGACAAAAGACCCGAACACACCAGTCAACCTCATTAACAATCGCTCACTCGGAATCGTGTATCCATATCGGCATAAGTGCTTGGATCTGCGTCCTCCTCCTGAGAAGGTGAGGACAAACACATTTTATGGAGCCAGCAAAACTTGTACAAGCAGGCATGTTGCAATGCGGCACGTACAGTCGGTTCTTCTTGGTGATGAGGCCTGCGTTCGGGCTCTTTGTAACCAAGCGGCGCATCAAAATCCACCTGGGAGTGACAACACGGATTAAAAGTGGGACTGAAGCATGCTAATCGTACATTGCAGGTCAAATCATACTTACATTCATGTCACACTCAATGATGGATACTGCTTTGTCTGGCTTGGTCTCCATCACACGCAGCtcataaatctaaagacagtTGGAGGAAGCTTCATTTTATTCcactcagtaaaaaaaaaaaatagatatattcCGGTCGCACCAGTTACTAAGACATTTGATACTACCTTGTAGATGTTAAGTGCTTCTGTAAATAAATATTAGGTTGTAGGACATATATAATATGCATTTCTTGTATTCGTACCAATATgcagggtaaaaaaaataacagttcAAATTGGGAAAATACATTCAGAATTTGCATAAAGTTGATGTAAAAAATTAACATACCCCTTTTCAAACGTCACATTTTTCTGACGTAAAAAAGGAGATAATTTAGTTGCACGTTATGTGTCCAGGCATATAAGTAttactttggcgccatcttgtggaatCTTAGTGTTGTTGTTTGATTAAATCATTGCTCGTGTTTTTTATGTTTGGTCTGTCTGGATTTGTCGTGTAGTCAAAAGTGAAATTGACAGTATAGCTCATTGAAGCCCTTGTAAACATCCGTGTACCTTTTCATTATAGTTGATGGCTATGACATCACCCGTGGTCAGGCACGCAAAGTTCCTCAAAGCATTCTCCAGGCTGAAAGAGGGTGTCACAATATTGCTTTTTCACATCACATACCACGATGTAGAAAAGGATCAGTTGGGTGCTGTGCAGTACTACATCTTACACTGCTTTGGGGTTTGTAATATCCAAAAAGTCCGGACTCTGCGGCTGGAACTTGGAGTAGGTAGCCACCATGAGGTTAACACTCTCAACCTGGACCAGACCGCCTTCCTCCAGCAGCAGATTCTGCATCATCTGAGGAGCAATTAAAGATAGTGTGAAGATCACTACATTAGGAACATGTTTACAGACATGAAATTGGTCTTGCAAGGAAGCTGTATCTGCATCACTCGGTTTTATGACAATTCTCGGTGTGTCTCACCCAGTGTGGAAGATAGCAAATTCCCTCATCTGCCACAAATTCAAGAACACCACAATGTGTCATTCGGTCTGAGTTCTTGTTGGTCAGCTTGAAGAGCATTGGGTAGGTGATGTTAAGTCTGCCTAGACAGGTGGATAACACACAGAAATGATAGGATTAgctaataaaacaacaacaaaggacATTTCAAGTGGGAATTATGATTAAACACTTACTGAGCTGGTCAAGCGCTGAAGGTGGCATTATGACTggagaaaaataaacaattacaGTCACAATATTGCTGAAAAATGTATACAGGATGTGCTAACAGGAGTGGAACGAGTCAAATAATTAGGTTCGTTTGCACATTCTGACAAGTGCTAATGTAATGTAGCtcacaatattgcaaaataatCTTGGAAAAATATCTACACTTTATAGATTTGAAACGACAATCGGAATTTGAAACCGTTTCACAACTGTTATGAAACGTTATCATGGTTTATCGATCAACTTCAATAGAGCGTGCCATAAATAGCCTGAAGCCTCTTTTATGAAGACGTGCTCGAAATTCGAAAGTCGGGTCATtcgtaagtcaaggtaccactggaGATAGTTTTTCGCCAGCTTCTACATAatcacatactttttttttttttttacatcacggTGTGTCATCGTGTATGGATGCGGCTTACTTTTTCCTCCCTTTTCCACGTCGGAGCGGTCGTTGGGACCCGCCAGCATCGACACAGAATAGCATCGGTACTGAGTGGAAAAGCGGTTCTGGAAGCCACGGGACATCGGGTGGTCAAAGAGGTGGAAGGAAAACTGTGCAAGACAAGCCAATTTGTTACGAACTGCAACACGTTGTTAAGGGAGGAATAAAAAATGGTGGTTTGTTGGCGTTAAGTTTCATGATGACGGTGCGTGTTTGGTCGTGTTGTTGTTCCTAGCGGCAGCTAGCTTAATAGCATCGAGTTGTAGTAGTAATGACGCCTTCGTCAGCGTTGGCAGATGAAAGCTTTTGTTGCTTACCATGTCGACGTGGTCGTCTTTGCTCCCACGCAGCGCCCAAAACAAGAATACGAGCTTGTGTTAGGCTATTTTGACATTTACATACAAGCCGAGTACTTCCACTGCCCAAACCGGAAGTGCGGGTGACGTAGTCGATGACGAAGAGGGGCCAACCAATCGTCGGCTCGTAACATCACGCTCGTATAGTTGCAGTTACAATTTTCTACCCAACAAACAGTAACGCTATTGTTCTTGCGGCAATTATTTGTGACTTTGATATCTAACCAATGCTGCAGTGCTTATGCAAAAACTGGTCCCACTATGTAGTTACGGAGAAGTACAAGACTCTGGTAGAAGTAGTCGTCTTTTTAAAGGGACAGTGATTTCCAATTGCATCTGTAATTCGACTGTTTTACCCAAGTAAACGTAAAATTAAATTTATATGCAATAGCTTTTGTGAATATTTTCCAGACCAacaattcttttttaaaaaaaaaaatcctcattaaTGTGATCTATAAACTGCACAATGCAACTGaaagatgaaagaaaaaaatcaaataagaaCACCACACCTACAATGAAGTGTCAGCATCCTGCTCTGGGGCTTTTTCCTCTCCATGAAACACAGACAAGTGTTAATATTTTAATAAGTCTTATGAAGACCAAATTACATGCACATGATTTACAGGAGCACAATTTTAAAGTCATTTGAACCCTAATCGAGGTCGTTTCTATTAGAAAATGCACGTAAACAGCTTATAAAATACTATGACAACCGATGCAGGGCTTCTTTCCTTTCAAAAGTTGGCTTTAAACTGGAGGCCAACTTTTGGCGACGTCCTGATGCATGGCCTCAGGTAGCCAAAGGCAGTATTCAGACAGCAAGACTGGGGGGAGAAAACAACAAGGTTAGGCGAAAAGATGTTGAATAAAATCTGACAATCAAGTCTTGGCAGCTACATAAAGTTTGTACATTTATTGTCAGTCTTCCACAGGGAGAGGAGAGCGTCTCTGCAGTCGACTCTTTGCGAGACCAGAGCTCCCAGCACGGCTTCTGTCCTCGGCTGCAGCCTAAAGCACAAAGACAGGATAATTTGTTTGTTTAATTTCGTTGAACATGAGGAAGTCGTgtgcgtgagagagagagagagagagagagagagagagagagagagagagagagagagagagagagagagagagagagagagagagagagagaacaatgACTTACTTGGCCCATGATTTCATCATGATGGAGGGGTTTGACAGAAGATGGCTCCTTTGGGCCTTTAGTTTAGGACACACctgcacaaaacacacaaaaagtccGACTACCACCCAGACTACAAGATCGTCTGTAAAATCAATTACATTAATTTCAAGGGTCCTAATTGCTAAGAgcaagaaaacaagtgggaAAATGCAATATAACCTACATAAATAGTACATAAATACAAAAACCATGACCAGGAGATTTAAAAATGTCCTTTGCCACATTTCAGATATAAAATAGGATTTTTTTGTGAAGAATCAACACCAAGTGGGATGCAATCGTGAAGTGGAAATATTCATAATACTCAGTTATTGAGAAAAGTGGAATTGAAGCAGTACCTCTCCATCTAGAATAAATTGAGCAAACAGTTTGTATCTTTCCAGACCATCTGGATACTCCATCTCCACTGCGGGAAGCTTCCAGGCCACTCGAACTGCAAAACACCAAGTGTGCAATTGATGTCAAGAGCAGAGAAAAGACGCAGCATGAATGGCGAAGTCATCAGTGGCAGCTTACAGAAGGTGCTTGAGCGGTGACACCTGATGGTGCCCGTGGAGGAGCAAAAAAATGGCCCCGGTGACTCCAGAGGAGGGTCAAGGTGGCAGTACTGCGGCAGGAGCCGAGGCACCCACTCGGCTTCGACGGCGGAAACACCTGACGGaaacacaacaacacaaaaactgGTCTTAAAGAGGAACCCAGTGGCCCCTAACCCAAAATTTTAGAAAATTTACCCGAGTAATCAACAGACCATTTGATCGGATCATCGATTTGTTTGCGACAACACTAGCTGACCTTTCATGTACATCTTGGTGGTCTCCATTATTTCCTGGTAGACGACAAACTCGGGCAACGTTTTGAAGAGCGGTGATGACGGATGAATGAAGACCGGCTCGTCCATGAGTGGTGTCTGTGGAGAAGAAAAGGGGTGGAAATTTCCATAGACGAGTGTTTGCAGCTACCATTACCCAAGGCACACCTTGTAAGCCTCCTTCCATTTCGCGTCTAACAATTCCTCCGCTTGTACTCTTCTCGCTAGATGGTCACCGAGGCCTGCTAGAGTGATTTGTCGCAAGCAGACCACCTGGTGCGCCGTAGGGGGAGACATTTTGGGGTCGACGAACACTCCCATATCGGGGGACACGGTGTTCACTGGGAAGAAATAAAAGTGCACGGTGCTTCACTTGTCCACAAACCACATGGCAACTACAAGTGGATTTTAATGGATTAGAACATCATGGAAAAGTTCCTaaattcaaaaagtaaaaattgatCATTAAAATTTACTACGAACAAAAACTTCAAATTCACCAACACCAGAAAATGACAAACAATTCAAATGAGTTCAAGTACCTGCATTGGTGAGTTGACTCctgagtcggcggatctccaccATAGCTTTGTACCTCAGGCCGTTCTCTTCGCAAAATGAGGGCGTACAACCGGCGAATTCGCACGCGCCGACAGCACCTGAcatcacgcgcgcacacgcagttCACGTTTCAGGCTGGCTCTTGGGATGCCGTGCAGCAAACGTACCCAGCATGACCATGATGTCCCCCAGCAAGAGTGACGGTCCTTGCCCCGCCCACAGCCTCCTCATTTGGGCCATCCGAGCGCGACGCTGAGAAAGCTTGGAGTTCTCGTCTTCACTCCTTGCCGGTCTGAACAATTAAAAGCATAAATTTAAAATTATCTAAGGGTTCTCAAACTGTGGTCTGGGTACCCCGGGAGTGTCCGTGAGCCGCAGCTTGAGGGTCTGCGAAATATTTGTAAGAAATAATTATGATGTATCGTTTAAGTGCTCGTCACCTGTTGAGGTCTTCAAAAATCTCCCGGACGGTCATGGCAGCGACTGTGGCAATGACATAGGGCAAGCACTCCTGCTGCTGGCCCAGCGCCAGCATTTTGGCGTAGCGCGGTGCTACAGGGAACGAGGCCATAGCTCTACCCAACGGGGTTATGGGGCAGCTCAGCCTCGCTCGCTCCATCTCTCTCATGCTGAAAGAAGACACGAACGTTACAAAAACGGCACATCTGATGGCAGAATATAAGAAAGCGACCATGACGTGCTTAGCAAATGGGATGGAAGCAGTGATAGGAAGATTACCTTCTAAGACTAGGTGGCTCTTTGAGAGCTCCTAAGGAGACCAACAACTGTTCTGCTGCCACAAGGGCCTCAGTAGAAGGAGGAGTAGGGAAGGGGAAATTGACCACCTGCAGACCACAAAGGTGGGCATTGTCACGCTTATTTTAACAACAGAAATTAGGTGACGAGCTAGAACAAACCTTCTCGATGTTGAGATCCTTCATCTGCAGGACCAGGTCATCTACAGGCCTGCGAGTGATCTCTGCTTCTGAGAACTGACTGAAGTCACCAAAGACTGCGGATGAATATAACCTGCAGGAGAAAGTTTGCATAAAAGGGGTGTTTCTTAACCTTTATTGATAAGCCAAAGCgtatacagtggtgccttgtttCACCGTTCCGTGACCATAACTTGAATCTTAAATCATCATTCACCACTGAaatataaaacataaaaatgtctATTTCTTTCCGGACCCACACTGACCTGTAACAATGTCCTGGCTCTGTTCGTCCCGCTCTGCCCGCCCTCTGATTGGCTGCCGCTTGCGAGATCCACGTAACCTTGAAGGACGACACGCCCGTCACGCGGTCATAGAAGCGCTTCTTCACTCGGCCGCAGTCCACCACGTATTTTATGCCGGGGATGGTCAGCGAGGTCTCAGCCACGTTGGTGGCCACCACACATAGACGAGTGCCAGGGGGAGGGGGCCTGAAcacctgcacgcacgcacacacacacacacacacacaccctggcATTACTGAAAGAAAACACTTTCAATAAGTCTAAACACTCAAATTGATTTCACCTTGGCCTGTTGCTCAGGAGCCAGTAGTGAGTAGAGCGGGAGGACGTACATGGGGATGGACGGGTCAGCCTTCTCTTCTATGAGGACATTCATCATTTGATGTATTCCACAGGTCTCAAGAGTCATGAAATGAGCAGCGAGGCTTGCCTGTGTCGCAAGGATCATCTCCAATGTCCAAGTCAGAGCCTTCATCCTCGTCCTCAGCTATCCCCGCCTCTCTGTCCTCGTCTCCTTCGTCCACTGGCTGCGCTGAGTAATTGTCCAGGTCGATACGAGGCAGCGACTGCAAACGGAGACAACTCGATGCTTAATAATCTAATCTTCGATCCGTGAAATGACAGACAAGGAAGCACTGCAACGTACAACGCTCTTCTTCTGCTTGGCCCTCTTGAACCTCTTCACGGCTTCTGAGGAATCTGCTTCGTCCTCGTCACCTGAAGAGAAATTTGCTCTTAAACTGAAGCCAAAGCATGGATTATGTTGGATTGTTTTTAAGTGAGCTACACTCACCAATAGTTGTGTCGCCCTTCCTGAACGGGAAAGCTTTTCTCAGTCTTCTACACAGGCCGTGAACCTCCGCCTGGCCAGTAAGAAATACCAGAATGCCCCCTGAAGCGTGAAGATGGGAAATTGAGTCTACAACTACAAGCATCAAAattccactaggtggcagttTGGACTTAAAATGTTATCTTGTTAAGGACAAATTTTCCATGGTGCACCTGAAGGCAACATGCGGTGGATCTTGCAGGTCTTATGAAAGGCCTCTCCAGTGTAATCGTCTAGCGGGGTACGTTT
This portion of the Syngnathus scovelli strain Florida chromosome 3, RoL_Ssco_1.2, whole genome shotgun sequence genome encodes:
- the mrpl40 gene encoding large ribosomal subunit protein mL40 codes for the protein MTAAITRCIGRILSRKTAAMTGLAENGGIHSPWFTAAMTLRTSAPLNAEPKKKKKVDPRREAQMRERLKKRLKKLEKVPPELIPIEDLITPAKCLDETRVRSAPKLSFEESEDRALLLKEWSRYKHKQHLAEMDAIELALKAQKEALDELKAESEELYQAALKPDPLLFPFSHEGPSSTPPISSYEAPDGKYTDVTKVYTQ
- the ufd1l gene encoding ubiquitin recognition factor in ER-associated degradation protein 1 isoform X2 — encoded protein: MNRFSTQYRCYSVSMLAGPNDRSDVEKGGKIIMPPSALDQLSRLNITYPMLFKLTNKNSDRMTHCGVLEFVADEGICYLPHWMMQNLLLEEGGLVQVESVNLMVATYSKFQPQSPDFLDITNPKAVLENALRNFACLTTGDVIAINYNEKIYELRVMETKPDKAVSIIECDMNVDFDAPLGYKEPERRPHHQEEPTEEDADPSTYADMDTRFRAFTGSGNRLDGKTKGIEPSPAPLGPSDIIRGIPNYEFKVGRITFIRNSRPLPRRMPDDDDAMNRFIAFSGEGQSLRKKGRKP
- the ufd1l gene encoding ubiquitin recognition factor in ER-associated degradation protein 1 isoform X1; the encoded protein is MFSFHLFDHPMSRGFQNRFSTQYRCYSVSMLAGPNDRSDVEKGGKIIMPPSALDQLSRLNITYPMLFKLTNKNSDRMTHCGVLEFVADEGICYLPHWMMQNLLLEEGGLVQVESVNLMVATYSKFQPQSPDFLDITNPKAVLENALRNFACLTTGDVIAINYNEKIYELRVMETKPDKAVSIIECDMNVDFDAPLGYKEPERRPHHQEEPTEEDADPSTYADMDTRFRAFTGSGNRLDGKTKGIEPSPAPLGPSDIIRGIPNYEFKVGRITFIRNSRPLPRRMPDDDDAMNRFIAFSGEGQSLRKKGRKP
- the dhx37 gene encoding probable ATP-dependent RNA helicase DHX37, with the translated sequence MGKLRKKHNWKGRQQGEHQEPVNGKKADIVLELDVSRLKGVDESNALVLPANKAKKKTSSAAPVSKKKPLTKKQKKELQKVLERKQKKAQRADILTRLAEVQVPESELKLFYTTSKLGTGEKLYHTKQSSDEVVDGATGPKISSVGGANRKRKWKEEEEEEEEEEEQEVEDTSDVSTSDDDCDEEEEDSKVNKTPLTSACKETSSPCEEVKEKEKEEQQEIQKEEQTKESISNETSKTSQPAVFIPVDRSPKIQAARLKLPVLAEEQLIMEAVKENPCVIICGETGSGKTTQVPQFLYEAGYASGTGMIGITEPRRVAAVSMSHRVAKEMNLSTRVVSYQIRYEGNVTDETKIKFMTDGVLLKEIQKDFLLRRYRVIIIDEAHERSVYTDILVGLLSRIVPLRNKKGLPMKLLVMSATLRVEDFTDNQKLFKTPPPIIKVDARQFPVTVHFNKRTPLDDYTGEAFHKTCKIHRMLPSGGILVFLTGQAEVHGLCRRLRKAFPFRKGDTTIGDEDEADSSEAVKRFKRAKQKKSVSLPRIDLDNYSAQPVDEGDEDREAGIAEDEDEGSDLDIGDDPCDTEEKADPSIPMYVLPLYSLLAPEQQAKVFRPPPPGTRLCVVATNVAETSLTIPGIKYVVDCGRVKKRFYDRVTGVSSFKVTWISQAAANQRAGRAGRTEPGHCYRLYSSAVFGDFSQFSEAEITRRPVDDLVLQMKDLNIEKVVNFPFPTPPSTEALVAAEQLLVSLGALKEPPSLRSMREMERARLSCPITPLGRAMASFPVAPRYAKMLALGQQQECLPYVIATVAAMTVREIFEDLNRPARSEDENSKLSQRRARMAQMRRLWAGQGPSLLLGDIMVMLGAVGACEFAGCTPSFCEENGLRYKAMVEIRRLRSQLTNAVNTVSPDMGVFVDPKMSPPTAHQVVCLRQITLAGLGDHLARRVQAEELLDAKWKEAYKTPLMDEPVFIHPSSPLFKTLPEFVVYQEIMETTKMYMKGVSAVEAEWVPRLLPQYCHLDPPLESPGPFFCSSTGTIRCHRSSTFFRVAWKLPAVEMEYPDGLERYKLFAQFILDGEVCPKLKAQRSHLLSNPSIMMKSWAKLQPRTEAVLGALVSQRVDCRDALLSLWKTDNKFLLSEYCLWLPEAMHQDVAKSWPPV